The Luteitalea sp. nucleotide sequence GGCGCAGTACGCGACGAGCCTCATCATGGTGCTCGGGACGCCGGTGCTCGCGATCACGCTGGGCCTGGTCTTCGCGGAGCGGGTCTTCCATTTCGGCATCTTCGATCCGAAGCTCGGTGGCGACCCGATCCTGTTCCAACACTTGTTCTGGTTCTACTCGCACCCGGCGGTGTACATCATGATCTTGCCGGGCATGGGCGTCATCAGCGAGCTGGTGGCCGCGTTCTCGCGCAAGCAGGTCTTCGGCTACAACTTCATCGCCGCCTCGAGCCTCGCCATTGCCATCGTCGGATTCCTCGTGTGGGGCCACCATCTCTTCACGAGCGGTCAATCCGCCTATGCAGCGCTGGTCTTCTCGGTGCTGAGCTTCATTGTTGCGATTCCGTCGGCCATCAAGGTGTTCAACTGGACGGCCACGCTCTACCGTGGCTCCATCTCGCTTCAGTCGCCGATGCTCTACGCGCTCGGCTTCATCGGCCTGTTCACGATCGGAGGATTGACCGGCCTGTTCCTCGCGGCGCTGGGCCTCGACCTCCACATGCAGGACACGTACTTCGTGATTGCGCACTTCCACTACATCATGGTGGGCGGGACGCTATTGGCGTACTTGGGCGCCTTGCACTACTGGTGGCCGAAGATCACGGGACGTCTCTACACGGAGGGGTGGGCCAAGGTGGCGGCCGTCACGGTGTTCGTCGGCTTCAACCTGACCTTCTTCCCGCAGTTCCTCGTGGGCTATCTCGGTATGCCGCGGCGGTACCATGCCTACGTGCCGGAGTTCCAAGTGCTCAACGTGCTCTCGACAGCCGGCGCGTCGATCCTCGCCATCGGCTTCATCCTGCCAGCCTGCTACCTCCTCCACTCTTTGTTCAAGGGAGAGATTGCGGGACGCAACCCGTGGGGTGCATACGGTCTCGAGTGGGACACGACGACGCCGCCGCCGCCATCCAATTTCGAGGTGACGCCGATCGTGACACGCCCTGCGTACGCCTACACCCACGCCGACGTCGTGGAGCCCTACGGCGGCACCACGGAGGGATCGGGCGAGTCGGGCGGGCAGGAGGTGCGGAGTGTCTGACGCAGTGCACGTCGAGCATGCCGGGGTCGTGGGTCACGGGCATCATCCCGCGCTGCAGCATCACTTCGACGATCTCGCGCAGCAGCAGCGCGCAGCAATGCTCGGAATGTGGGTCTTCCTGCTCACCGAAGTGCTCTTCTTCGGCGGCTTGTTCATGGCCTACATCCTCTACCGCGGGTGGTATACGGAGGCTTTTCACGAGGCGAGCCGCCATCTGTCGGTGGGCTGGGGCTTCTTCAATACCCTCGTGCTCATCGCGAGCAGTCTGACGATGGCGCTTGCCGTGCGCGCGGGACAGACGACGAACCGGCGGGGACAGCTCCTGTTCCTGACCCTGACGATCGTTCTGGGCACCGCCTTCCTCGGTGTCAAGGTCATCGAGTACGCTGACAAGTTCACTCATCACCTCGTACCAGGTGCCCATTTCGCATTCACCCCGTCGGCGCTCGCACCCGGAGCCGAGCTCTTTTTCTCGCTGTACTTTGCGATGACGGGGCTGCACGCCCTACATATGATCATCGGCGCCGGGATCATGCTCGTCATGCTCTACATGGCATGGCGCGGGCGCTTCAGCACCGAGTGGTACACGCCGCTCGAGATATCCGGCCTGTACTGGCACTTCGTGGACATCGTCTGGATCTTTCTCTTCCCGTTGCTCTATCTGATTGGCGGCTTGTCCGTCTTCGGGGGTGGGGCTGGACACTGACGAAGGCAGGTGAGTGCATATATGTCGTCTGACCACATCGTGCCCGTGCGCGTTTATCTCACGATCTTCACCGCCCTCGTGGTGGGCACCGTCGCGACCGTCGCGGTCGCTGGCGTTGACCTCGGTTGGCTCAATACCCCAGTCGCGTTGGCCATTGCCATCACCAAGGCCAGCCTCGTCGTGCTCTTCTTCATGCACGTGAGGTACTCGCCGCGCCTGATACAGCTCACCGCTGTGGCCGGCTTCATCTGGTTCCTGATCATGGTCACCTTCACGCTGAGCGACTACCTCACCCGCGACATCCTCGCCCTCGGAAAATAGGAATCAAGGATTCGAAAAAGGAACCGGGTACCTTTTCGGTCGCGAAAAGGTACCCGGTTCCCTTTTAGTCGCGGCAGTCGAGCCACCGACGACAGCAAGACGCTGTGAGGAGCCGGCGCTACTGTTCAGCGAAGAGCTCGTCGATGGCCTCGTTCGTCCAGGCGCAGAGTCGCTGCACGTCCTGTTCACGAAGACGGGCTTCGGGATGGAGCCAGACGTACCGAGGCAGCGGCATCGTCTCTCGTTTGACTTCCGTACATATCTCATCGAGCAGATCGGCGCTCTCCTCGGTCGAGAAACGCCAATCCGACAGGTTCCAGTGACGTCGGCCTTGGTCGACATCCCACGCAACGCCCCACATCAACGGGGCCACGTGGCTATACCAGGGCCAGCGCGTCTCGCTCGAATGGCAGTCGCGACACGCGCGCTCGAGGATGTTGTCCACGTCGGCCGGCACGCCGACCCGCGACTGCAACGTGCGCTTCGAGTCGACAGGAGGATTGGTGCGCGCCGGCCGGTAGAGCTGTATCGCGAGGAACAGGACGAAGAGGACGAGGACAACGCGTTTGACCATACGCAGAGAAACGGGGACAGCCCCGGTATTCCAACATGCGACAAACGGGGGCTGTCCCCGTTTCAAAAGAACTTGCGCGTGATGTTGAAGCCGAGATACCAGGTGTCGCTCGAGACGCCCCCGCGCGCAAGCTGGCCCATCGTCGTGGCCAGCGTGTTCGAGAAGTTCAGCTGGAACACGTGGCCGCCGACACGCTTCTCGATCGCAAAGCTCCCCGCATGGGCACCAGGGTCGTAGCCCGCGACCCGCGGCGTGATCTCTCCTGTCACGTAGACAGACGGCCTGATGCGCAGTCGCCCGCCGATCCCGATCATGAACGTGTCGTTGTCATCCACGAGCTCCGAGGGTTGGGGATTCGTGTTGTTGACCCAGATCGGCTCGACGTAGAGTACGCCGTACCTACTGAACTTGCGCGACACGATGACACCCAGGGCTGGCGAGTAGCTGTCACGAAAGTTGTTCGTTCCATCCACGCTCGCATGCAAGGCAAGGCCGAATGGCCGCCCACCGCGTTCGGGCAAGAGGTCATACGTGCCAAAGAACTCGATGGTCTTCTCGTTATTGGTGCGGTGCAGGCCTACCTGGAGGCCGCGCCAGAGGCCAAAGCGATATTCCAAGCCAATCTGCGCGGCGGCGTCCAGACCAAACAGATCAGAGACGAGATCGCCAAAGTCCCCCTCACCGAGCGGTCGCGAGAACCGGTGCGTGACGCGAAAGGCGCTGCCAAAGCGCGGTAGCCGCAGCGAGGTCGGGAGGTTGACCACCGTGTAGTCCGGCTGCACTGGGTCGGGCCGCCGATCGAGTGAGTCGCTATCGGCCTCTTCCTGGTCGGCGTCCGCCGTGGAGCCGTCTGAATGTGGCACCTCTTGCGCCAGGGCCGTACTTGCTGGGGCGAGAGCCGCCAACGCGAGCGCCAGCGCCAGCGTCAGCGTCAGTGCGAGCGCGGGTGATGTGTTCTTAATCATTGCGAGCTCCGAGTTGAATCCAACGCTCGATAACGAGGACCTGGCCCTCCGTCAGATAAGGTGGTCCGTTGCGTGGCATACGAAGGCCGATGATGCCGGCAGTACCCTGCAGCTTTTGCATCAGATAGCTGCCCGCCGGATCGCCGGGAACCACATGGACAGCGCCTTCCCTCTGCCGGCTTGGCGCGTTCACGAGCGCCGCATAGGGATCGCGTGAAAGGTCGAGGCCTCCAGCAGGAGGCCGCCCGGCGCTGGTGTGACATGCCACACATGCCGTGCGTCCGGCGGCGTCGGTGCTTTCGAGGATGTTCTCGCGAATGTTGGAGAACGTTGGCTCGAGCGACGGTGTGGGGCCGGTGATCTCCGACAGCTTTTCGTCACACGCGAGACCAGTGATCGCGATGGCGACGAGCAGCACCCGCATCGAGACGGCACGTAGCGGCACGAACCTCATGCTGAGAACCTCCTAGTCCGCGGAGAACCCAGCAAGGCCGGTGCCGGCCGCACGCCTGGTAAACAGGTCGAATTCGGCAACTCGTGCCGGTAAAGTCTTTCCCTTGGCGTAAGGGCTTACGTTGCACGTAACCACGAAGGGTCGGACGGTCGTGGTTCAACGTCGCTAATCGACGCGATGCTTGGAAAGGTAGTAGCTGAGCGCCCGCTGACTGATGCCCATGAGCTCAGCGGCGTCCTTCTTGACGCCGCGCGATGCCTCGAGCGCGCGCGTGAGCGTCTCACGCTCGACCCAGTCGAGATTTTGGTGGAGGTCGCTCGATGGTAGGACGGTCGACGGCGAGCCGAGCGACGCCGGCCAAGAGATGGCGTCTGCCGTGATCGTGGGTGTCGCAGACAGCACAACGGCGCGCTCGATGGCGTTCTCGAGCTCGCGGATATTGCCTGGCCAGTCGTAGGCCGAGAGCCGATCGAGCGCCGCTTGATCGAGTCGCTCGATGCGCCGTCCCGCGCGCTTTGCATGCTTGCGCACGAAGTGTTCCGCCAGCACCGGGATGTCTTCTCGACGCTCACGGAGCGGTGGAATACGAATCGGGATGACCGTCAGCCGATAATACAAATCCTCGAGAAAACGGCCCTCGCGGCCAAGCGCCGCGAGGTCTCGATTCGTCGCGGCAATCACGCGGACGTCGACCCGCTGGCTACGCTCGCTGCCGAGCGGCTCGAACTCGCGCTCTTGCAAGACCCGCAGGAGCTTGGCCTGCACCGTGAGGCTGATCATCCCAATCTCGTCGAGAAACAGCGTGCCGCCATCTGCCAGGGCGAAGCGTCCCTTCTTGTTCGAGATCGCCCCCGTGAACGCTCCACGCACGTGGCCGAAGAGCTCGGATTCGAGCAGTGTTTCCGGGAGTGCCGCGCAGTTGACCTTGATGAGCGGCATGTGACGCTCGGCGCTGTGCGCGTGGATGGCGCGTGCCACCAGCTCCTTTCCCGTGCCCGTCTCCCCCATGATGAAGACCGTGCTCTTCGATCCGGCGACGAGCTCCGCCTGGCGTATCACCTCCTGCATCGCGCGGCTCCGTCCGACGATGCCGTAGTGATTGAACTCTTCGTCGCGCTCCGACAACAGATATCGGTGCTCTGTGCGAAGGCGTTGATGCTCCAAGGCGCGACCGACGACAACGATGAGCTCGTCGACCTCGAACGGCTTCTGCAAGTAGTCGAACGCGCCGAGCTTCATGGCGGCTATGGCGCCTTCCACGGTTGCGTGTGCCGTGATCATGACGACCTGGGGCCGATCGCTGTCTGCAACGGTCGCCGAGAGCTCGCGAATCAACTCCAGCCCCGTCATCCCTGGCATCAAGTTGTCGACGACCAGGACATCGAAGAGCCGCTGACCGAGCAGTTGTCGCGCCTCCGCAGCGCTGCCCGCGCAGAGCACCTCGTGGCCATCGTCACCAAGGGCCGACGCGAGCAACGTTCGAATCTTCACCTCGTCATCGACGATGAGAACGGAGCCACGAACCGTCATGGATTAGGGGCCCCTCCTAGGCCCGCGAGTCGACGGGCAGCGCGATCGTCACAGTGGTACCCTCGCCCTGCCGGCTGGCCAGCTCGATCGTGCCGCCGAGACCTTCGACGATGTGACGTGCAATTGCAAGGCCAAGTCCGGAGCCCGTCCGGCGGGTTGTGAAGTACGGCTCGAAGACGCGCGGGAGGTCTTCCTCGGCGATGCCAGTCCCGCGATCGGCAACGACGACACGCACCCTGCTCGGCCGGTCCTGCCG carries:
- a CDS encoding caa(3)-type oxidase subunit IV, with the translated sequence MSSDHIVPVRVYLTIFTALVVGTVATVAVAGVDLGWLNTPVALAIAITKASLVVLFFMHVRYSPRLIQLTAVAGFIWFLIMVTFTLSDYLTRDILALGK
- a CDS encoding response regulator, with the translated sequence MTVRGSVLIVDDEVKIRTLLASALGDDGHEVLCAGSAAEARQLLGQRLFDVLVVDNLMPGMTGLELIRELSATVADSDRPQVVMITAHATVEGAIAAMKLGAFDYLQKPFEVDELIVVVGRALEHQRLRTEHRYLLSERDEEFNHYGIVGRSRAMQEVIRQAELVAGSKSTVFIMGETGTGKELVARAIHAHSAERHMPLIKVNCAALPETLLESELFGHVRGAFTGAISNKKGRFALADGGTLFLDEIGMISLTVQAKLLRVLQEREFEPLGSERSQRVDVRVIAATNRDLAALGREGRFLEDLYYRLTVIPIRIPPLRERREDIPVLAEHFVRKHAKRAGRRIERLDQAALDRLSAYDWPGNIRELENAIERAVVLSATPTITADAISWPASLGSPSTVLPSSDLHQNLDWVERETLTRALEASRGVKKDAAELMGISQRALSYYLSKHRVD
- a CDS encoding cytochrome c oxidase subunit 3 family protein, producing the protein MLGMWVFLLTEVLFFGGLFMAYILYRGWYTEAFHEASRHLSVGWGFFNTLVLIASSLTMALAVRAGQTTNRRGQLLFLTLTIVLGTAFLGVKVIEYADKFTHHLVPGAHFAFTPSALAPGAELFFSLYFAMTGLHALHMIIGAGIMLVMLYMAWRGRFSTEWYTPLEISGLYWHFVDIVWIFLFPLLYLIGGLSVFGGGAGH
- the ctaD gene encoding cytochrome c oxidase subunit I, which translates into the protein MHDVRSTDPEGEAFQTEVQPRVHYLNATHGIAAWLLTKDHKRIGLLYLFAISVFFLIGGVFAMLVRLELLTPEGDLLSSEAYNTAFSMHGIIMVFFFLVPSIPAVFGNFFLPIMIGAKDVAFPKLNLMSWYIAMIAGFMILTTLLMGGVDTGWTFYPPYSTTGSTSNVVLAALAIFVMGFSSILTGLNFIVTVHTMRAPGMTWGRLPLFVWAQYATSLIMVLGTPVLAITLGLVFAERVFHFGIFDPKLGGDPILFQHLFWFYSHPAVYIMILPGMGVISELVAAFSRKQVFGYNFIAASSLAIAIVGFLVWGHHLFTSGQSAYAALVFSVLSFIVAIPSAIKVFNWTATLYRGSISLQSPMLYALGFIGLFTIGGLTGLFLAALGLDLHMQDTYFVIAHFHYIMVGGTLLAYLGALHYWWPKITGRLYTEGWAKVAAVTVFVGFNLTFFPQFLVGYLGMPRRYHAYVPEFQVLNVLSTAGASILAIGFILPACYLLHSLFKGEIAGRNPWGAYGLEWDTTTPPPPSNFEVTPIVTRPAYAYTHADVVEPYGGTTEGSGESGGQEVRSV